The Vulcanimicrobium alpinum sequence GTTCAACGCGTGCACATATGCGCCGGCGCTCGTCGCAAGGATGAGCGATACCGGAGGCACCGTCCTGAGTGCAAGGCCCCGTCGACGGAGCACCATTGCGATGAGCGCGCGGCCGGTGCGTCCGTTGCCATCGATGAAGGGGTGGATCGTTTCGAACTGCGCGTGCGCGATCGCAGCTTGCACGACCGGCGAAACACTGTCGCCGTTGCAGAAACCGCAGAGGTCCTCGAGCAGTTCAGGAACGAGTTCGGGAGGCGGAGGGACAAAATCTGCCCCGTTCGGCGAGTTGTCGTGTCGCCCGATCCAATTCTGCACGTGCCGAAGCCCCGTACGATCCGCCAAGGTTGTCGGACGCAATAGCGCCTCTTGCACGTCGACCAACCGCGCGGTGGTAATCGGCTCCGCGGCATTCCGCAGTGCGCGCATCATCGCGTCGACGTTTCCGAGCACCTCGTCGGCTGTCGGATTCGGCGCGGGTCGACACCGGCTGCCGCTCTGAGCACACGCGCCGGAGCGATTCTCAGGCCCTCGATATGCGACGACGCAACGGACTCTGCGCGCAACAGCAGGCGCGCAAGCGCCTCGGTGTCGGCAAGGGCACGCGCGCGCGCATCGAGACGCGCAATTGCCAGTTCGGCATCGGAGACATCTGCCGCGATGTCCGCTGACAGAATGAAGCGTCGGCCGGCAAGCTGATCAGGGATGTAGGCCTGGTAGCGCCCGCTCCACCGCTCGCGGCGAGGAACCCCGATCCCCGCCTGCGGGGCGGTCCAAAGATGCGTTACATAGGTCCCCACGCGTTCATATTATCATTTCTCATCATAAATGGGAGTAAGGACGCGTTGTGTTCCTGGTATCGCGCCGCGCGCTACCAGGTCAGCTCGTCGTCACCAGTGTTGGCAAACTCCGGCCAGGCGAGAGCGTCATCTTCAGCCGCCGCGAACTCGCGGCTCGCCGACGCCCAGCCGTCGCGCGAATGCCCTTCCGGCTTTCAAAATACGACCGCGCCGCCCTCGACCGCCATGTCGATGTCCCGCTCGAAGCCGACCTCCGCCAAGATCGCCTTGGGAAGAACGACGCCTTGCGCGTTGCCGATGCGCCGCAGCGTGATACGCATGGGGAAACAATGATGTAACAGCGAGATGTTCAAGTCAAACAGTGCGACCCGCCGCGGTTTCGACCCGACCGTGCTAAGCGGCCCGGCGGCGCACCCAGGCAACCGGTACGGCGTCGCAGGGGGCGAGCCGCTTGTGCTTCGTCGCGCGGTGCCACTGGGCGCAGAATCCGCAGCGATAGGCCGTTTCATGCTTCGGGCAGCCGGAGCGCGCCGCCGTCCGCGAAGCATACGCGATCTTGGCGGTGCCGTCGAGCCGGACGCAGGCGCGCGGTACGATCGCGCGCGGCATGAGGGCCTGCGCCCCGTTGCGGAGCGGATACGCGACGATCACGACGTTGTCGGCAAGCACGGCCATGGCGAAACTCCTTCTGTTTCCTCCATGGAATCACGGCCGTGTGCCACACGGGTGGCGCACAGCTGCAGCCGTTTCTCTCCGACCAATTCGCACAGAGTCGCGCCGGTGCGCGATTAGGGCGGGCTCGGCGCGATCGACGACAACCCGACGCCCGGCGAGTACTTCTCCTTCATTTCCGGGGCCTACAACGCGACTGCGACGGCTACGATCGATTCCGTCGGCGGAACACAGCCGTACCAGAACACGACGCTCACGAACGTCGCACTCACGACGCTCTCGTCGCCGGCGATCACGCCGATCAACGTCGGCTTCGCCCAAGGCGTGGGTTTCGCGAGCGTCTCGCTTCAGGGTCAAACGACGAAGCTCGTCTCCTTCTCGGTGAGCCGTGCGTCGCGGGATCACGGACGAGCGACGGAGTCGCTGCGCGCAGCGCCGAGCACCCCCGCCCAAACACGCGCCGCCGTGGACGCGGTCGTCCGCGGCTTCTTCGGAACGAACGCGCCGTAGCAACGAATCAAGCGGGGACGCGCCACCACGCCAACCATGTGGCACTCCCGGCCGCTAGGCTTCGCGCATGTGGACGCACGTGCGCGAAGCCACCTACGCCGTCGTCGATGTGGAGACGACCGGCTTCGACCGGATGAGCGACCGGGTCGTCGAAGTCGCCTGCGTCCTCATTCGAGGCGGACGGGAAGTGGATGCGTTCTCGACCCTCGTCGACCCGGGCCGTCCCATCCCGGAGCGCGCGACCGCCGTGCACGGGATTACCGATGCGCATGTCCGCAGCAAGCCCTACCTGGAGGTGCTCTCGCCGGAGCTGCAGCGCATCTGTGAAGGCGCGATCGTCGTCGCGCACAACGCCGCATTCGATCGCTACATTTCTGCCGATGCTCGGGGATCGCCCCGGGATCTGCACGATGCGGCTCGCGCGCCACGCATTCCCGAAACTTCACGGCCATGCGCTCCAAGCGCTGCGGCGCGCGCTCGATCTCGATGTGGCCGATGACGTCGGCGTCGCGCATCGCGCCCTCGGCGACGCCCGCGCGACGGCGGCCCTGCTCAACGTGCTGATCCGGCGATACCTGCACCTCGGTTATCCCGCCGACACCGCATCGCTCGTGGCGGTCGCGCAGGCGAGGATCCGCTTCCCGCGCTTCCCGTTCGGAAGGTTCCGCGGCGTCCCGATCGCGCGCGTTCCGGACGATTATCTGGAGTGGATGATGCGCTGCGCCGATCCGCCGTTCGATGCCGACATCCGCGGGACGGCGAGCGCCGAACTCGCTCGCCGCACTGCAGAACGCGCCCGGGATCTGCGTCCATCGTTACGGCCGGCGTCGTAGATCGCTGCTCGCGTGCGCTGGAACTGCAGCTCAATCGCGCCGCGCGCCGCCGGTCGCCTTTTCCGGATAGCCCGGTTTTCTTTGCGGCGAGCCGAGACTCGCGTCGCCTGGGTCGGCGCATACGGGTCCGTCGGCACACCGATGCGAACCTCCCCGGCGTGGCGGAACTGACGCTTTGCGACGCGGTCGGGCTGCGCGACATCGAGCGGGAATTCGGCGCCGTCACCTACCGCCGCGGCCTCCGATACGCGCACGACGGCCGCGTGGCGCAAATCGACACACCCGACGAGCACACCGTACGCGGCCGGGTGTCGGGCGGTGCGCGCGCGCCCTACGAAACCGTGGTTCGCGTCCATCACGACGGCCGCCGCCGCCTGCGCATCGAGAGCACGTGCACCTGCCCCGTCGACGATCGCTGCAAACACGGCGCGGCGCTGCTCGCCGTCGCCCTCGGCGCGCAAGACGACGACGACACCATCGAGACCGACGACGCGCCCGATCCGGCGCTCGCGCGCTGGCTGCAGAACCTGCAGCGCGAACACCGCGCACCCGACACCGTTCCCGAATTTCTCGCCTATCAACTCTCCATCCGTGAACGCCGGCGCCTGACCGTCGACATCGCGATCGCACGTCGCGAGGAATCCGGCGCGGTCCGCACCGTGCGCGCGATGTCGCGCGCCGATGCGCTGGTCTCGACGGCGCGCGCGATCGGCCCCGACGACATGATGGCGCTCAAACTGCTCACCGCCGAAGGATCACCGAACCTCGCGGTGCGTGCGCGGCTCGTCTCCGCCGCGGTGGAGCTGATGGTCGCGAGCGGCAATGCGACCTTCGCCGGAACGCCGCTCACTGCGGGCGCGTCTGCGCGGGGCACGATCGCCTGGCGCATCGGCGACGACGGCCGTCAACACCTCGCAACGCTCGTTGGCGGCGACGACGTGACCGTCTTCCTCACCCCGGAACCGTGGTACGTCCGCGCGGACGGCGCGTGCGGACGTTTCGACCTCGGCCTCGACCCGCGGGCGGCGGCGACGATCCTCGAGGCGCCGCCGTTGCGCGACGCCGACGCCGCCGACGCCGCGGTGCATTTGGCGCGCTTCGGCATCGCCGTCCCGCAGAGCACGATCGCGACGCAGCGTGTCGCCGAACCGCCCGTCGCCGTCCTGCGGCTGGAATGCGACGAACTTCCGCCGCGCTATCGCTACCAGCGCCCGCGCGCCGCGGACGCCGTCGCGAAGCTCGCGTTCCGCTACGGCCCGCACGAAACACCCGCGGGGACGAAGACGACGTCGTTCAAACGCAACGCCGACGGCGCGATCGTCGTGCACGAACGTGACCGCGACGCGGAGCGCGCCGCGATCGCGCAGCTCGCCGCCTACGGTCTCGCCCGCCGCGACGGCGACACCTTCGGCTTCGTCCCGTGGGACCCGGAACGCAACTGGATGCAGTTTCTGCTGAACGGCGTGCCGGAACTGCAGGCCCGCGGCTGGCGGGTGACGACCGCGCACGACTTCCCGGTGACGCTCGTCGAGCCCACCGCGCCGATCGACGTGCAGCTCAACGACGCCGGCGCCGGCAGCTTCGCGGTCGACGTCACGGTCGACGTCGACGGGAAACCCGTGCGGCTCGTCCCGCTCATCGTCGCGGCGCTGCACAACACGCCGGGTCTGCTCGATCGCGACGGTCGCGTCGCGATCGGGACGCTGCCCGGCGGCCGTCACCTCGCGCTCCCTGCGGAGCGGTTGCGCGCCGTGGTGAGCACGCTCGTCGAACTCTTCGACGCGCGCGGCACCGGCGACGCGCGCCTGACGCTGCCGCGCGCGCTGGCGCTGGAGGACGTCGACGGCGTTCTCCGCCTGCGCGGGTCGGGGACGGAGCGCGTGCGCGGCGCGGCTCGCTCGCTCGCGGCGCCATCGTCGCTCGCACCGGTCCCCGCGTCGCTGCGCGCGACGCTGCGCTCCTATCAGCACGAGGGCTTTGCCTGGCTGCAGCGGCTGCGCGTTTGCGGCTTCGGCGGGATCCTCGCCGACTCGATGGGCCTCGGCAAGACCGTGCAGACGCTGGCGCATCTGCTCGCCGAACAGAAAGCGGGCCGTCTCGACGTACCGGCGCTGGTGATCGCGCCGACCAGCGTCGTGCCGAACTGGGCCGCCGAGGCGGAACGCTTCGCGCCGTCGCTGCGCGTCCTGGTGCTGAACGGCCCGCAGCGCGCCGCGCATTTTCCCGAGATACCCCGCGCCGACGTGGTAGTGACGAGCTACGCTCTGCTCGCGCGTGATGCCGACACGCTGCTCGCGCAGCGCTGGCACATCGCGGTCCTCGACGAAGCGCAGAACATCAAGAACCCTGCCGCGAAGGTGACGCAGACCGCGTACCGCATCGACGCACGCCAACGGATCGCGCTGACCGGCACGCCGGTCGAGAACCACCTCGGCGAACTATGGTCGCTCTTCTCGTACGTCGACCCGTCGGTGCTCGGCGAACGCCTGCACTTCAATCGCCACTTCCGCACGCCGATCGAGAAAAACGACGACGCGTCGCGCCGCACCGCGCTCGCCGCGCGCATCGCGCCCTTCCTGCTGCGCCGCACGAAGGAGCGCGTCGCACCGGAACTACCGCCGAAGACGGAAATCGTCCGCAGCATCGAGATGGGGGCGGCGCAGCGCGACGTATACGAAACGATCCGCGCCGCGATGCACGAGCGCGTCCGCCGCGCAATCGCCGCGAAGGGCCTCGCGAAGAGTCAGATCGTAGTGCTCGACGCACTCCTGAAGATGCGCCAGGCCTGCTGCGATCCGCGTCTGGTAAAGGCCGACGCCGCAAAGGCCGCTGGAGCAGGCGCGAAGCTCGCGACGTTGCTCGAGATGCTCGACGAATTGCTCGAGGACGGCCGCCGCATTCTGCTCTTCTCGCAATTCACGAGCATGCTCGCGCTGGTCGAAGCGGCGCTGGACGAGCGTGCGATCCCGTACGTGCTGCTGACCGGCGACACGCGCGAGCGCGCCGAGCCGATCCGGCGCTTTCAAGCCGGCGAGGTCCCGCTGTTCCTGATCAGCCTGAAGGCCGGCGGCACCGGGCTCAACCTGACCGCCGCCGACACGGTGATCCACTTCGACCCGTGGTGGAACCCGGCGACGGAACGCCAGGCGACGGACCGCGCGCATCGGATTGGTCAGACGAAACCGGTCTTCGTGTACAAGCTGGTCTGCGAACGGACGGTCGAGGAGCGCATCCTGGA is a genomic window containing:
- a CDS encoding DEAD/DEAH box helicase, with amino-acid sequence MAELTLCDAVGLRDIEREFGAVTYRRGLRYAHDGRVAQIDTPDEHTVRGRVSGGARAPYETVVRVHHDGRRRLRIESTCTCPVDDRCKHGAALLAVALGAQDDDDTIETDDAPDPALARWLQNLQREHRAPDTVPEFLAYQLSIRERRRLTVDIAIARREESGAVRTVRAMSRADALVSTARAIGPDDMMALKLLTAEGSPNLAVRARLVSAAVELMVASGNATFAGTPLTAGASARGTIAWRIGDDGRQHLATLVGGDDVTVFLTPEPWYVRADGACGRFDLGLDPRAAATILEAPPLRDADAADAAVHLARFGIAVPQSTIATQRVAEPPVAVLRLECDELPPRYRYQRPRAADAVAKLAFRYGPHETPAGTKTTSFKRNADGAIVVHERDRDAERAAIAQLAAYGLARRDGDTFGFVPWDPERNWMQFLLNGVPELQARGWRVTTAHDFPVTLVEPTAPIDVQLNDAGAGSFAVDVTVDVDGKPVRLVPLIVAALHNTPGLLDRDGRVAIGTLPGGRHLALPAERLRAVVSTLVELFDARGTGDARLTLPRALALEDVDGVLRLRGSGTERVRGAARSLAAPSSLAPVPASLRATLRSYQHEGFAWLQRLRVCGFGGILADSMGLGKTVQTLAHLLAEQKAGRLDVPALVIAPTSVVPNWAAEAERFAPSLRVLVLNGPQRAAHFPEIPRADVVVTSYALLARDADTLLAQRWHIAVLDEAQNIKNPAAKVTQTAYRIDARQRIALTGTPVENHLGELWSLFSYVDPSVLGERLHFNRHFRTPIEKNDDASRRTALAARIAPFLLRRTKERVAPELPPKTEIVRSIEMGAAQRDVYETIRAAMHERVRRAIAAKGLAKSQIVVLDALLKMRQACCDPRLVKADAAKAAGAGAKLATLLEMLDELLEDGRRILLFSQFTSMLALVEAALDERAIPYVLLTGDTRERAEPIRRFQAGEVPLFLISLKAGGTGLNLTAADTVIHFDPWWNPATERQATDRAHRIGQTKPVFVYKLVCERTVEERILELHERKAALADAILDGDVGAAALDAETIAALFAE
- a CDS encoding putative quorum-sensing-regulated virulence factor, which gives rise to MADDVGVAHRALGDARATAALLNVLIRRYLHLGYPADTASLVAVAQARIRFPRFPFGRFRGVPIARVPDDYLEWMMRCADPPFDADIRGTASAELARRTAERARDLRPSLRPAS
- a CDS encoding Fic/DOC family N-terminal domain-containing protein; translated protein: MGTYVTHLWTAPQAGIGVPRRERWSGRYQAYIPDQLAGRRFILSADIAADVSDAELAIARLDARARALADTEALARLLLRAESVASSHIEGLRIAPARVLRAAAGVDPRRIRQPTRCSETSTR
- a CDS encoding 3'-5' exonuclease encodes the protein MWTHVREATYAVVDVETTGFDRMSDRVVEVACVLIRGGREVDAFSTLVDPGRPIPERATAVHGITDAHVRSKPYLEVLSPELQRICEGAIVVAHNAAFDRYISADARGSPRDLHDAARAPRIPETSRPCAPSAAARARSRCGR